Proteins co-encoded in one Marinobacter gudaonensis genomic window:
- a CDS encoding DeoR/GlpR family transcriptional regulator yields the protein MAQRRRQDLIMELIQQNGFVTTEQLVDQFKVTPQTIRRDLNELAKQKKLRRHHGGAGIDSSTVNTAYQARKIMDLEAKERIAEALVEMIPDNSSMFINIGTTTETIAKALLEKNNLQVVTNNLHVASILSAKEDFHVIIAGGEVRNRDGGIVGEATRDFINQFKMDFGIIGISGIHNDGSLLDFDYREVRVAQAIIANSQQVLLAADHSKFGRNAMVRLGSITQADHVFTDQQPPVEIRQLLTEHNVQLHLV from the coding sequence ATGGCACAGCGTCGTCGACAGGATCTGATCATGGAGCTGATCCAGCAGAATGGATTTGTGACCACAGAACAGCTGGTGGACCAGTTCAAAGTCACGCCGCAGACGATCCGAAGAGACCTCAACGAGCTGGCCAAACAGAAAAAACTCCGCCGGCACCATGGCGGCGCGGGCATTGACTCCAGCACGGTCAATACCGCCTACCAGGCGCGCAAGATCATGGACCTGGAGGCCAAGGAACGCATTGCCGAAGCTCTGGTAGAGATGATCCCCGATAACTCCTCCATGTTCATCAACATCGGCACCACCACCGAAACCATCGCCAAGGCGTTACTGGAAAAGAACAATCTGCAGGTGGTTACCAACAACCTGCACGTTGCCTCCATACTCTCCGCCAAGGAAGACTTCCATGTGATCATCGCCGGCGGGGAGGTGCGCAACCGGGACGGCGGTATCGTTGGCGAAGCTACCCGGGATTTCATCAACCAGTTCAAAATGGACTTTGGCATCATCGGCATTAGCGGTATCCACAACGACGGCTCGCTGCTGGACTTCGACTACCGTGAAGTGCGGGTCGCGCAGGCCATCATCGCCAACTCCCAGCAGGTGCTGCTCGCCGCCGACCACTCCAAATTCGGCCGCAACGCCATGGTCCGGCTGGGCAGCATCACCCAGGCCGACCACGTGTTTACCGACCAGCAGCCTCCGGTGGAAATTCGCCAACTCCTTACCGAACACAACGTTCAGCTGCACCTCGTCTGA
- the glpK gene encoding glycerol kinase GlpK: MSQYILSIDQGTTSSRAILFDLQGNIHATRQQEFPQQFPASGWVEHDPEAIWSSVTQTCDAVMSEECGERGEVVAVGITNQRETTLVWDRKTGEPVYNAIVWQDRRTASYCESLKAEGLESWVNGKTGLLIDPYFSATKIRWILDNVAGVRERAERGELAFGTVDSFLLWRLTGGREHRTDATNASRTLLFNIHSQKWDPELLELFGIPESLLPEVMDSADDFGQITHGGALNGTSVLGIAGDQQAALFGQTCFGIGMAKSTYGTGCFLMLNTGDKALQSKHRLLTTVAYRVNGKPTYALEGSIFIAGATIQWLRDGLQLIRDACETEPLAEGTPVDHGVYLVPAFTGLGAPYWDPNARGAIFGLTRDTGIKEIVTAGLQSVCYQTKDLQKAMEKDGIRPVTLRVDGGMVANNWVLQFLADILGARVDRPSLVETTALGAAYLAGLKAGVYSSLEQLSDLWRCNRSFEPVMSKEHRDSLYEGWIQAVQKL; the protein is encoded by the coding sequence ATGAGCCAATACATACTTTCCATCGATCAGGGCACCACCAGTTCCCGCGCCATCCTCTTTGACCTGCAGGGCAACATACACGCCACCCGTCAGCAGGAATTCCCCCAGCAGTTCCCCGCCAGTGGCTGGGTGGAGCACGACCCGGAGGCTATCTGGTCCTCGGTAACGCAGACCTGCGATGCGGTGATGTCCGAAGAGTGCGGGGAGCGGGGTGAGGTGGTCGCTGTGGGCATTACCAACCAGCGCGAAACCACCCTGGTCTGGGACCGCAAGACCGGCGAGCCGGTTTACAACGCCATAGTTTGGCAGGATCGCCGTACCGCCTCCTACTGTGAATCACTCAAGGCCGAGGGCCTGGAATCCTGGGTCAACGGGAAAACCGGCCTGCTGATCGATCCCTATTTCTCCGCGACCAAGATCCGCTGGATCCTGGACAATGTCGCGGGCGTGCGCGAACGTGCTGAACGCGGTGAGCTGGCTTTTGGAACTGTCGACAGCTTCCTGCTATGGCGACTGACCGGAGGACGGGAGCACCGCACCGATGCCACAAACGCCAGTCGTACCCTGCTGTTCAATATCCATTCCCAGAAATGGGACCCCGAGTTGCTGGAGCTGTTCGGAATTCCGGAGTCCCTGCTGCCTGAGGTTATGGACTCGGCAGACGACTTTGGTCAGATCACCCACGGCGGCGCTCTCAACGGCACCTCCGTGCTGGGCATTGCCGGCGATCAGCAGGCTGCGCTGTTCGGCCAGACTTGTTTCGGGATCGGCATGGCAAAGAGCACCTACGGTACCGGCTGTTTCCTCATGCTCAATACCGGCGACAAAGCCCTGCAGTCCAAACACCGGCTACTGACCACCGTGGCCTATCGGGTGAATGGCAAGCCCACCTACGCCCTGGAAGGCAGTATTTTCATTGCCGGTGCCACCATTCAGTGGTTGCGAGATGGCCTTCAGCTCATCCGGGACGCCTGTGAGACCGAGCCGCTGGCCGAGGGTACGCCGGTGGATCACGGTGTCTACCTGGTGCCGGCGTTTACCGGCCTGGGCGCGCCCTATTGGGACCCCAATGCACGTGGCGCCATCTTCGGTCTCACGAGGGATACCGGTATCAAAGAGATCGTGACGGCTGGTTTGCAGTCAGTATGCTACCAGACCAAGGATCTGCAGAAGGCCATGGAGAAGGACGGCATTCGTCCCGTTACCCTCAGGGTTGATGGGGGCATGGTGGCCAATAACTGGGTACTGCAGTTCCTGGCCGACATCCTGGGAGCGCGGGTGGACCGGCCTTCGCTGGTGGAGACTACCGCGCTTGGTGCCGCCTATCTGGCCGGCCTGAAAGCCGGTGTCTACAGCTCTCTGGAACAACTCTCCGACCTGTGGCGCTGCAATCGTAGCTTTGAGCCGGTGATGTCCAAGGAGCACCGGGACAGCCTGTACGAGGGCTGGATTCAGGCAGTTCAGAAACTGTAA
- a CDS encoding uracil-DNA glycosylase family protein codes for MTDELAHLSFDQLVRRVRACTICADYLPLGPRPVIQMAESARILVVGQAPGRRVHETGLPFNDPSGDRLRQWMGVTRDTFYDEQKMAILPMGFCYPGTGKSGDLPPRPECAPAWRQALLDRLPNIALTLVIGQYAHAWHLPGPRRSVTESVRQWRDHWPAVLPMPHPSPRNNLWLRRNPWFEADVIPALQERVAQLLEPGEDD; via the coding sequence ATGACTGATGAGCTTGCACACCTTAGCTTTGATCAACTGGTCCGCCGGGTGCGGGCCTGCACGATCTGCGCGGACTATCTGCCCCTGGGCCCCAGGCCGGTCATCCAGATGGCCGAAAGCGCCCGTATTCTCGTGGTAGGGCAGGCCCCGGGCCGACGCGTGCACGAAACCGGGCTGCCGTTCAACGACCCCAGCGGCGATCGGCTCCGACAATGGATGGGCGTTACCCGCGATACGTTTTATGACGAACAGAAGATGGCCATCCTGCCTATGGGTTTCTGTTATCCGGGGACCGGCAAATCCGGTGATCTGCCGCCCAGACCCGAGTGCGCCCCGGCCTGGCGGCAGGCGCTGCTGGATCGCTTACCCAACATTGCGCTGACCCTGGTCATCGGCCAGTACGCCCACGCCTGGCACCTGCCCGGACCGCGGCGATCGGTCACAGAGTCGGTTCGGCAGTGGCGGGATCACTGGCCCGCCGTGTTGCCCATGCCTCACCCCAGCCCAAGGAACAATCTCTGGTTACGACGTAATCCCTGGTTTGAGGCAGACGTAATCCCGGCACTGCAGGAGCGGGTGGCGCAATTACTGGAGCCGGGCGAGGACGATTAG
- the glpD gene encoding glycerol-3-phosphate dehydrogenase has product MTMEHDQFDVVVVGGGVNGTGIAMDAAGRGLKVLLCEMNDLASATSSSSSKLIHGGLRYLEHYEFRLVREALAERESLLRNSPHIMWPMRFRLPHRPHLRPAWMIRTGLFLYDHLAKREILPGSRSIRFDSSDPLKPDITKGFEYSDGWVDDARLVVLTAKKAQQFGAQIRTRTKCVKAEQGNKHWKITLRDMTGERETTVTAKAIVNASGPWVSKLFGETLSMPAPKMIRMVKGSHIVVPRLNKGDEAYILQNEDERIVFVIPYEDEFSLVGTTDVDYEGDPKKAKISPEETDYLLNIVNSHFKRQLAPSDVVWSYSGVRPLMDDEEENAQKASRDYSFEVNSEKGKAPLISVFGGKITTYRKLAEAATDKLCQFFPEAGGRWTKTGVLPGGDFSNHEALEATLKRDFPWLDQKVIERYVRTYGTSSYDLLRDCNAMEDLGMHFAGTLYEREVDYLVRNEWAMTSEDILWRRTKQGLYASESDVEALDRYLMKTVTPQTHRTALHHSA; this is encoded by the coding sequence ATGACTATGGAGCACGACCAGTTTGACGTTGTTGTCGTTGGCGGTGGAGTCAACGGCACCGGCATTGCGATGGATGCAGCAGGACGGGGACTGAAAGTCCTCCTGTGCGAAATGAACGACCTCGCATCGGCTACCTCATCGAGCAGCAGCAAGCTGATTCACGGCGGCCTGCGGTACCTGGAGCACTACGAATTCCGCCTGGTACGGGAAGCCCTGGCCGAGCGGGAATCATTGTTGCGGAACTCTCCGCACATCATGTGGCCCATGCGCTTCCGCCTGCCCCACCGCCCTCACTTGCGCCCTGCCTGGATGATCCGCACCGGCCTGTTCCTTTACGATCATCTGGCCAAGCGAGAAATTCTCCCGGGCTCCCGTTCGATCCGTTTCGACAGCTCGGACCCCCTGAAACCGGATATCACCAAAGGCTTCGAATACTCGGATGGCTGGGTAGATGACGCCAGGCTGGTGGTGTTGACCGCGAAAAAGGCACAACAGTTCGGCGCGCAGATCCGCACCCGCACCAAGTGCGTCAAGGCGGAACAGGGCAACAAACACTGGAAGATCACCCTGCGTGACATGACCGGCGAGCGCGAGACCACTGTTACGGCCAAGGCAATCGTCAATGCCTCGGGCCCCTGGGTCAGCAAACTGTTCGGCGAGACTCTGTCCATGCCGGCGCCCAAGATGATCCGCATGGTCAAGGGCAGCCACATTGTGGTGCCACGACTGAACAAGGGCGATGAGGCCTACATCCTGCAGAACGAGGATGAGCGGATTGTGTTCGTAATTCCTTACGAGGACGAGTTCTCCCTCGTGGGCACCACAGACGTGGATTACGAGGGTGATCCGAAAAAGGCGAAAATCTCCCCCGAGGAAACGGATTACCTGCTGAACATCGTGAACTCCCACTTCAAGCGCCAACTGGCGCCGTCGGATGTGGTCTGGTCCTACAGCGGGGTCCGCCCCCTTATGGATGACGAGGAAGAAAATGCCCAGAAGGCCTCGAGGGACTACTCCTTCGAGGTGAACAGCGAGAAAGGCAAGGCGCCGCTGATTTCGGTATTCGGCGGCAAGATCACGACCTATCGCAAACTGGCCGAGGCCGCCACCGACAAACTGTGCCAGTTCTTCCCGGAAGCCGGTGGGCGCTGGACCAAGACCGGCGTGCTGCCCGGTGGCGATTTCTCCAACCACGAGGCACTAGAGGCTACTCTGAAGCGAGATTTTCCCTGGCTGGATCAGAAGGTGATTGAACGCTACGTTCGCACCTACGGCACCAGCAGCTACGATCTCCTAAGGGATTGCAACGCCATGGAAGACCTGGGTATGCACTTCGCTGGCACACTCTATGAACGGGAGGTTGACTACCTGGTACGCAACGAATGGGCCATGACCTCCGAGGATATTCTCTGGCGCCGGACCAAACAGGGCTTGTACGCCTCGGAGTCCGATGTCGAAGCCCTCGACCGTTACCTGATGAAAACGGTCACGCCCCAGACTCACAGAACCGCTCTCCACCACAGCGCCTGA
- a CDS encoding ABC transporter substrate-binding protein yields MKTFTVLVILALLSGRTASAGPLFDALSPEKQSLVRSLVTDHFPDSTLSPEEQAEELAWFAHAASDLQGQEISVLSEQLPTHNYEAEVLAPAFSQLTGIAVTHDRKPEGEVIRQINLQRIMAAKGRYDAFVNDSDMIGTHARSGWALALSDYMEGEGKAFTLPSLALEDFIGLDFVTGPDGKLYQLPDQQFANLYWFRYDWFQRPELRAQFRERYGYELGVPVNWSAYEDIAEFFSVHVREIDGQRVYGHMDYGKRDPSLGWRFTDAWFSMAGAGDKGIPNGLPVDEWGIRMEGCHPVGSSVSRGGATNSPAAVYALEKYIDWLDRFAPPEARDMTFSEAGPVPAQGQVAQQIFWYTAFTSDMTREGLPVVNEDGTPKWRMAPSPRGAYWEDGMKLGYQDVGAWTIPRAMGAERQKAAWLYAQFTVARTVSLQKTLYGLTPIRLSDLESPQMQQKAPALGGLVEFYRSPARLAWSPTGVNVPDYPRLAKLWWPNIADAVTGKVSPQQALDNLAAAQDRTLSVIERNFLAGDCGPKMAEGADVRGAEWWLAQPGAPKPRLANEKPKGVTIRYEDLLKQWEVAGG; encoded by the coding sequence ATGAAAACATTCACTGTGCTGGTGATCCTGGCGCTCCTGTCAGGTCGCACCGCGTCGGCGGGCCCTCTGTTTGACGCACTGTCTCCGGAAAAGCAATCACTCGTTCGCTCACTGGTGACCGATCACTTCCCTGACTCCACCCTGTCACCCGAAGAACAGGCCGAAGAACTGGCCTGGTTTGCCCATGCCGCCAGCGACCTGCAGGGGCAGGAAATTTCGGTCCTGTCTGAACAATTGCCAACCCATAATTACGAAGCAGAGGTTCTGGCGCCGGCCTTCTCCCAACTGACCGGCATTGCCGTTACCCATGACCGCAAGCCGGAGGGTGAAGTTATCCGGCAGATCAACCTGCAGCGCATCATGGCGGCCAAGGGTCGCTATGATGCGTTCGTGAATGACTCCGACATGATCGGGACCCATGCCCGCAGCGGCTGGGCGCTCGCGCTGAGCGATTACATGGAAGGCGAAGGCAAGGCGTTTACGCTGCCGAGTCTCGCGCTTGAGGATTTTATTGGCCTGGACTTTGTGACCGGCCCGGACGGTAAGCTCTACCAGCTGCCAGACCAGCAGTTCGCCAACCTGTACTGGTTCCGATACGACTGGTTCCAGCGTCCCGAGTTGCGAGCACAGTTCCGGGAGCGCTATGGCTACGAGCTGGGCGTGCCGGTCAACTGGTCGGCCTACGAGGACATTGCAGAGTTTTTCAGCGTGCACGTGCGCGAAATCGACGGCCAGCGTGTTTACGGCCACATGGACTACGGCAAACGGGACCCGTCACTTGGCTGGCGTTTTACCGATGCCTGGTTCTCCATGGCCGGCGCTGGCGACAAGGGCATTCCCAACGGGCTTCCCGTGGACGAATGGGGCATTCGCATGGAGGGCTGCCATCCGGTCGGGTCTTCGGTCAGTCGCGGTGGCGCCACCAATAGCCCGGCCGCAGTCTACGCCCTCGAGAAATACATTGACTGGCTTGATCGATTTGCTCCACCTGAAGCCCGCGACATGACTTTCTCCGAGGCCGGTCCCGTTCCGGCACAAGGTCAGGTTGCACAACAGATCTTCTGGTACACGGCGTTTACCTCCGATATGACCCGTGAGGGACTGCCAGTGGTTAACGAGGATGGCACGCCAAAATGGCGCATGGCGCCCTCCCCGCGCGGGGCCTACTGGGAGGACGGCATGAAGCTGGGCTACCAGGACGTGGGTGCCTGGACCATACCCCGCGCCATGGGCGCAGAACGCCAGAAAGCGGCCTGGTTGTATGCTCAGTTCACGGTGGCAAGAACGGTCTCGCTGCAGAAAACGCTGTATGGACTGACTCCGATCCGTCTGTCCGACCTGGAGTCCCCACAAATGCAGCAGAAGGCACCGGCCCTGGGCGGGCTGGTAGAGTTTTACCGCAGCCCGGCGCGGCTTGCCTGGTCTCCAACCGGGGTTAACGTGCCGGACTACCCGCGCCTCGCCAAGCTCTGGTGGCCCAACATCGCAGACGCCGTAACCGGCAAGGTGAGCCCTCAGCAGGCGCTGGACAACCTGGCTGCCGCCCAGGACCGCACACTCTCGGTCATCGAGCGCAACTTTCTGGCCGGTGACTGTGGGCCGAAGATGGCGGAAGGAGCCGACGTGCGGGGAGCCGAGTGGTGGCTGGCTCAACCTGGCGCCCCTAAGCCAAGGCTTGCCAACGAAAAGCCCAAAGGCGTCACCATTCGCTACGAGGACCTGCTGAAGCAGTGGGAAGTGGCCGGGGGCTAA
- a CDS encoding porin family protein encodes MIENNKVPMSSNNRSFRKAPLAVALLLAAGVATPAMAEVSLESDNGWKVGFNGHIPIFAVFGNYDEPTDEDSFTITTGFNPATLQTNIYAPTQNGLQVSGHFQMNADIAPGDAEANFRSRVSEIAVAGDFGTVNIGKGFGIYGVPAIGDNGSGLGVGLIGGPDQVAATAGRIGNGYFYANFTPRVMYTSNDLGGLQFKVGLFSPSKVDGVADAEYTMPRIEANVVYSGSNFSLWSSGFTQDVDSKTGAFEDYTMSGVDFGGSVSVGDLTVRGNYGITQGTGNYVYAARLDPNEEDASQWYVETTYKINRTTLGVSYGEGEDDFVAGDGDDTDLTMLFARYAATDNLTLMAEYTTLGTGNGEGEYDAIIFGSQLTF; translated from the coding sequence ATGATCGAAAACAACAAAGTCCCAATGTCGTCCAACAACCGCTCTTTCCGAAAGGCGCCCCTGGCGGTCGCGCTGCTCTTGGCTGCAGGCGTTGCCACGCCGGCCATGGCCGAGGTTTCCCTCGAATCCGACAATGGTTGGAAGGTAGGCTTCAACGGCCATATTCCGATCTTTGCCGTGTTCGGAAACTATGATGAGCCTACCGACGAAGACTCCTTCACAATCACGACCGGCTTCAATCCGGCGACTCTTCAGACCAACATCTACGCACCGACCCAGAACGGTCTGCAGGTATCCGGTCACTTCCAGATGAACGCTGACATTGCCCCCGGAGACGCGGAGGCCAATTTCCGCAGCCGGGTGTCCGAAATTGCTGTTGCTGGTGATTTTGGTACGGTGAACATCGGTAAAGGCTTTGGTATCTATGGCGTGCCAGCCATTGGCGACAATGGCAGCGGACTGGGTGTGGGCCTGATTGGCGGACCGGACCAGGTTGCCGCCACAGCGGGTCGTATCGGCAACGGCTATTTCTACGCCAACTTCACCCCGCGGGTGATGTACACCTCCAACGATCTGGGTGGGCTGCAGTTCAAGGTCGGCCTGTTCAGCCCGTCGAAAGTGGACGGTGTGGCCGATGCGGAATACACGATGCCCCGGATTGAAGCCAATGTCGTTTACTCCGGCAGCAACTTCTCTCTGTGGTCGAGTGGCTTCACGCAGGACGTCGACTCCAAAACCGGTGCTTTTGAGGACTACACCATGTCTGGTGTCGACTTCGGCGGTTCGGTTTCGGTGGGTGATCTGACGGTTCGTGGTAACTACGGCATTACTCAGGGCACAGGTAACTATGTCTATGCTGCGCGCCTCGATCCAAACGAGGAAGACGCCAGCCAGTGGTACGTTGAGACCACCTACAAGATCAACCGCACTACCCTGGGTGTGAGCTACGGCGAGGGTGAAGACGACTTCGTTGCCGGTGATGGCGACGACACCGATCTGACCATGCTGTTTGCCCGGTATGCGGCAACGGACAACCTGACGCTGATGGCCGAGTACACCACGCTGGGTACCGGCAACGGAGAAGGTGAGTACGACGCAATCATCTTTGGTTCGCAGCTGACGTTCTGA
- a CDS encoding nitroreductase family protein, translating into MNAKAGPTSLPEIDVEEFRKVVRSRRSIRRFTDDPIPEQVLEDCLELATLAPNSSNLQPWEFYVVQTPELKAKVAHACLGQNAAKSAAVLIVVVARPDSWRDHARQALKDWPEETMPPIVEKYYRKVAPIHYNQGPLGVLGLAKKAAGLAVGLTRPVPRGPYSHCEMKIWATKSTALAAQNLMLALRAHGFDSCPMEGFDECRVRKLIKLPAKGLVTMVVAAGRRAENGVYNRQYRFDQRQLVHYL; encoded by the coding sequence ATGAACGCAAAAGCCGGCCCGACCAGCCTTCCGGAGATCGACGTTGAGGAATTCCGCAAAGTCGTCCGTTCGCGCCGATCCATCCGCCGGTTTACCGACGACCCCATTCCCGAGCAGGTGCTCGAGGACTGCCTGGAGCTGGCGACATTGGCGCCCAACTCCAGCAACCTCCAGCCCTGGGAGTTCTATGTGGTGCAAACGCCGGAGCTGAAGGCCAAGGTGGCCCACGCCTGCCTGGGCCAGAATGCCGCAAAATCCGCCGCTGTGCTGATTGTGGTGGTGGCGCGGCCCGATTCCTGGCGCGATCACGCCCGCCAGGCGCTCAAGGACTGGCCTGAAGAGACCATGCCACCTATCGTCGAGAAGTATTACCGCAAGGTAGCTCCGATTCATTACAACCAGGGCCCGCTGGGCGTTCTGGGTCTGGCCAAGAAGGCGGCCGGCCTGGCTGTTGGACTCACTCGGCCAGTGCCGCGGGGCCCCTACTCACACTGCGAAATGAAAATCTGGGCTACCAAGTCAACCGCGCTGGCGGCCCAGAATCTGATGCTGGCGTTGCGGGCTCACGGCTTCGATTCCTGCCCGATGGAGGGATTCGACGAATGCCGGGTACGCAAACTGATCAAATTGCCCGCCAAGGGCCTGGTTACCATGGTGGTCGCCGCCGGTCGTCGTGCCGAAAATGGCGTTTACAACCGCCAGTACCGGTTCGATCAACGCCAGCTGGTGCACTACCTGTAA